The proteins below come from a single Seriola aureovittata isolate HTS-2021-v1 ecotype China chromosome 23, ASM2101889v1, whole genome shotgun sequence genomic window:
- the LOC130164353 gene encoding cytochrome b5 domain-containing protein 1: MDRPRFFTPAEVAAHNTAADLWVSFLGKVCDLTPLMSRYQGDALLLPIMECAGKDISCWFDPDTEDVLKYVDPVTNCVRYYTPRGRFVHVPPAGPRSDWASDIGPPWWRDQRYEVGQLSAKTRWIRVVNTLTSQEQRLQVCSEETLAEILQRYLRYNSHACSYTWKHGGATLDMSRTLGENDVPDDDHELQQLRLDRDLFTPAILLHFNDDLTEG; this comes from the exons ATGGACAGACCGAGGTTCTTCACTCCCGCCGAGGTGGCCGCTCACAACACCGCTGCCGACCTGTGGGTGTCATTTCTGGGCAAAGTGTGCGACCTGACCCCCCTGATGAGCCGGTACCAAG GTGATGCTCTGCTGTTACCCATCATGGAGTGTGCAGGGAAGGACATCAGCTGCTGGTTCGACCCCGACACTGAAGAC GTCCTGAAATATGTGGATCCAGTGACCAACTGTGTGAGGTACTACACCCCCAGGGGGCGCTTCGTGCACGTCCCCCCCGCCGGCCCTCGCTCCGACTGGGCCAGCGACATCGGTCCTCCGTGGTGGAGGGATCAACGCTACGAGGTGGGGCAGCTGTCGGCTAAAACCAGGTGGATCCGAGTCGTCAACACGCTGACCTCGCAGGAGCAGCGGCTGCAG GTGTGTTCGGAGGAGACTCTGGCTGAGATCCTCCAGCGTTACCTGCGCTACAACTCTCACGCCTGCAGCTACACCTGGAAACACGGCGGAGCGACTCTGGACATGAGCAGGACGCTCGGCGAGAACGACGTCCCCGACGACGACCACGAGCTCCAACAGCTGCGCCTGGACCGAGACCTCTTCACCCCCGCCATCCTCCTCCACTTCAACGATGACCTCACCGAGGGATGA